Proteins encoded in a region of the Chloroflexota bacterium genome:
- the hemW gene encoding radical SAM family heme chaperone HemW — MNLSVPQPSLGLYIHIPFCRTKCIYCNFNTYARLEHLIPDYVRALSIELQAWGHVLEHPAVRTIFLGGGTPSLLAERDITQVITSACKAFDVSPAAEVTLEANPGDVTDAKLSSWKALGVNRLSMGVQSFDDAELKMLTRRHTAEQAKDAYRLMKAAGLPNVSFDLIYGLPMQSLETWRRTLEQSLQLDPVHISLYGLTVEEGTPLRHDVESGRLPKPDPDIAADMYLMAEEMLKGYRHYEISNWAKPGYEAKHNLIYWHNEPFLGVGPGAHSYLRRKRFWNIKSPADYIRRLTTDTGARWPFDEMPTVEEWRDVDPKDVASETSILQLRLDEDLAISAVASRYGEAEAWRQAGTLRDFARHGLVTESNGLFRLTTKGRLLSNEVFVKLLPE, encoded by the coding sequence GTGAATTTGTCAGTACCCCAGCCCTCGCTCGGTCTCTACATCCATATCCCCTTTTGCCGGACGAAGTGCATCTACTGCAACTTTAATACCTATGCGCGCCTTGAGCATCTTATCCCCGACTACGTCCGTGCCCTCTCGATTGAGCTGCAGGCCTGGGGTCATGTCCTGGAGCATCCAGCCGTCCGTACGATCTTTCTCGGCGGCGGCACGCCCTCACTCTTAGCTGAACGTGATATCACGCAAGTCATCACCTCCGCCTGCAAGGCCTTTGACGTCTCACCCGCTGCCGAAGTCACTCTGGAGGCCAACCCCGGCGATGTCACGGATGCGAAGCTCTCCTCCTGGAAGGCCCTCGGCGTGAACCGACTCAGCATGGGCGTCCAAAGCTTCGACGATGCCGAGCTGAAGATGCTTACCCGCCGCCATACGGCGGAACAGGCGAAAGATGCCTACCGTCTGATGAAAGCGGCTGGCCTCCCCAACGTCAGCTTTGACCTTATCTATGGCCTTCCCATGCAATCGCTCGAGACCTGGCGGCGAACGCTGGAGCAGTCGCTGCAGCTAGATCCCGTCCACATCTCCCTCTATGGCCTCACCGTTGAAGAGGGCACTCCCCTGCGGCACGATGTCGAAAGCGGAAGGCTCCCCAAACCCGATCCTGACATCGCAGCCGATATGTACCTCATGGCAGAGGAGATGCTGAAGGGCTACCGCCACTACGAGATCTCCAACTGGGCCAAGCCCGGTTATGAGGCCAAGCACAACCTTATCTACTGGCACAATGAGCCCTTCCTCGGCGTCGGCCCTGGCGCTCACTCCTACTTGCGCCGCAAGCGCTTCTGGAACATCAAGTCGCCCGCCGACTATATCCGCAGGCTCACCACCGATACCGGTGCGCGCTGGCCCTTCGATGAGATGCCCACCGTGGAGGAGTGGCGCGATGTTGACCCGAAGGACGTGGCCTCCGAGACCTCCATCCTCCAACTGCGCCTAGATGAAGACCTGGCGATCTCGGCCGTCGCCTCCCGCTATGGCGAGGCTGAGGCTTGGCGTCAGGCCGGGACACTCCGAGACTTTGCCCGCCACGGCCTCGTCACCGAATCCAACGGCCTTTTCCGCCTCACCACTAAAGGTCGGCTCCTCAGCAACGAGGTCTTCGTGAAGCTCTTGCCGGAATAG
- the holA gene encoding DNA polymerase III subunit delta codes for MANNIHVLYGEDEFSVKEALAAMKRDLGDQESLAANTATLDGKTLTFAELQMTCATLPFFAPARLIVVEGLLERFDGGGGRRGRRQAAEAKGKELGEFAGLGKLGESTPPTNVVVFLSGVIKATNPALEVLREIAQVKAVAPLRGRLLQDWIVAQTPKHSGSIDPGAARLLSEYSTGNLRQLDNDIEKLALYATGRPIQESDVRLLVHSSREARIFDLTDAAVQGRRADAVRALEQLFVQGEAAQMIITMLGRQLRMLVQAKVLLEANAPQSAIAEALATNSDWVVEKTIQQSSRYSLLTLKALYQRLLQADVSVKVGAVAEETAVTLFVTELAGAAR; via the coding sequence ATGGCGAACAACATCCACGTCCTCTACGGTGAGGACGAGTTTTCGGTAAAAGAGGCGCTGGCGGCAATGAAGCGAGACCTAGGAGACCAGGAATCGCTGGCAGCGAACACGGCGACGCTGGACGGCAAGACCCTTACCTTCGCGGAGCTCCAAATGACGTGCGCGACGCTGCCGTTCTTCGCGCCCGCCAGGCTCATCGTTGTGGAGGGCCTCTTGGAGCGGTTCGACGGCGGAGGCGGACGGCGCGGGCGGAGGCAGGCGGCAGAGGCGAAGGGCAAGGAACTGGGCGAGTTCGCGGGCCTGGGGAAGCTGGGAGAGAGCACGCCGCCGACCAATGTGGTCGTCTTCCTCAGCGGCGTCATCAAGGCGACGAATCCGGCGCTGGAAGTCCTGCGCGAAATCGCGCAGGTGAAAGCCGTCGCGCCGCTACGCGGGCGGCTGCTGCAGGACTGGATCGTGGCGCAGACGCCGAAGCACAGCGGAAGCATTGATCCCGGGGCGGCGCGGCTGCTCTCCGAGTATTCGACGGGCAACCTGCGCCAGCTGGACAACGACATCGAGAAGCTGGCGCTGTATGCGACGGGGCGGCCCATCCAAGAGAGCGATGTGCGCCTGCTGGTGCACTCCTCACGGGAGGCGCGCATCTTCGACCTGACGGACGCGGCGGTGCAGGGTCGAAGGGCCGATGCCGTGCGCGCCCTGGAGCAGCTGTTCGTGCAGGGAGAGGCGGCGCAGATGATCATCACGATGCTGGGGCGCCAACTGCGGATGCTGGTGCAGGCGAAGGTGCTGCTCGAGGCGAATGCGCCACAGAGCGCGATCGCGGAGGCGCTGGCGACGAACTCCGATTGGGTGGTGGAGAAGACGATCCAGCAATCGAGCCGGTACTCCCTGTTGACGCTGAAGGCGCTGTACCAGAGGCTGCTGCAAGCGGACGTCTCGGTCAAGGTGGGAGCCGTAGCCGAGGAGACGGCGGTGACGCTCTTCGTGACGGAGCTGGCAGGCGCGGCGAGGTAG
- a CDS encoding PHP domain-containing protein: MAWCDTGWSMLIDLHAHTCVHSLDASHTPDALIEAAKAAGLQGICLTEHDQFWDAAAAADLGRRHNFLVIPGSEVNTEDGHMLVFGLYRYVFGMHRAAFLRALVDEADGVMLAAHPYRRRLRTEVAEWVPSYEKQLEDAGREEAFSLVHGLEAINGRGSAVQNKFSADLSGYKGLPSFGASDSHDSKDVGACATDFSRRITDLESFVAEVKAGRFKPALLRAAKPA, translated from the coding sequence ATGGCCTGGTGTGACACTGGGTGGAGCATGCTCATTGACCTCCACGCCCACACCTGCGTCCACTCCTTGGACGCCTCACACACGCCCGATGCCCTCATCGAAGCGGCCAAAGCGGCGGGACTCCAAGGCATCTGCCTCACGGAGCACGACCAGTTCTGGGACGCCGCCGCCGCCGCGGACCTTGGCCGCAGGCACAACTTCCTTGTCATCCCTGGCAGCGAGGTCAATACGGAAGACGGGCACATGCTCGTCTTCGGCCTCTACCGCTACGTCTTCGGCATGCATCGCGCCGCCTTCCTCCGCGCGTTGGTGGATGAAGCCGATGGCGTCATGCTCGCCGCGCACCCCTATCGCCGCCGCCTGCGCACGGAGGTTGCCGAGTGGGTGCCTTCCTACGAAAAACAGCTTGAAGATGCCGGCCGGGAAGAAGCCTTCTCCCTGGTGCACGGCCTTGAAGCGATCAACGGTCGCGGCTCCGCGGTGCAGAACAAGTTCTCCGCCGACCTCTCCGGATACAAGGGCTTGCCCTCCTTCGGGGCGAGCGACTCCCACGACTCGAAGGACGTCGGCGCCTGTGCCACGGACTTCTCACGGAGAATCACCGATCTGGAGAGCTTTGTTGCAGAAGTGAAGGCAGGACGCTTCAAGCCCGCCCTGCTTCGAGCTGCGAAACCGGCCTAA